The following proteins come from a genomic window of Pirellula staleyi DSM 6068:
- a CDS encoding tetratricopeptide repeat protein: protein MSISESILDEKLLELNRLMDRGLYLQMYAHTRELGPLQTWTGPRAGVLASRLANHLGAHSLSRWIIRRLLREFPSDSEVRYYSTYLEIGRLGPYRTWRNLQANLELESDASDETRSSWYALIGQVAATFRDFETSEKWLRRASDVAPENPWISVCWSYVLEMQDRYDEALAQAQRSLEIRPMYRAGVQAAGHLLSLANRDTEAIELYDAALEVIESSAVAAHLFAIHLELRDWSRAKQALDRFEQFCPLAQRSTRRWIAANRSEIAYQMGDIETAIAEAELARTPYLKQIVENLRATESSGGSKVFLDVPFVRQHHVTCAPATLAAISRYWSKPAEHVQVASEICYNGTTTHAERTWAEASGWVVKEFSVTAESAQQLLDRGIPFTLVTIEPGNAHLQAIIGYDQRRKTLTIRDPYYRNLGETLCEKFLDRYRAFGPRGMALVPQEMAEKISDLTLPDEALWNGLFELDGALIKHDRAQAEVVYQAMCTSAPDDRLTLEARRRLAIYDANPAEQLAAVEKVFEQFPTSERIAWERLALLRYQTSREQRLQQLEAMAQREDASPIFSRMLADELLQDARRHADATTLLRKSIRRWPTDPSSYHSLGNLLWDARKNEEALELFRFASCLGDKDEHFARSYFQASTWMRRTDELVTLLRDRVERYGRKSTDPAKTLASALFQLNRHAEGLTVLEQAIEKHPADGALRLYAANAHLTASNDFLPRAIALVEEAKAISPRDEFLRSSAMLASATGDSQRALALWQELAVMQPYSIDAHHAVARLLAIIEGPTAPLVYLEQICAKLPHYYPVHELRIQWLRDEPSEVREPVLAHVLTISPDDAWVRREMAAVLGSLKRFEEAHAQLDIAEKIEPFSPSYWMVRGILLRTEGRLDEAKTAFRRSIELAVDSDFAIESLMGMCTTLAERREVLRFVREQLVSQVTQGVGLSAFAHAAQGILEPEELLAELQAARVARPDLAEAWSSVTEQLAQLERFDDALANAQQACERFPLSILLWTDLARVHRLRLDFDSESEALANALRLDPGHSTALEMMCEALARKRDLQAACDLAKRATAHASLDYLNHTILAEQWWQLKEHDRAIEALRQAIRIEPGADRAWGNLQQWAKDLGQPEIAIDIARTLTQSRPGEARSWHVLARILDGPQHSDESLAAIERAIELNPLGIDLHDLHADILAEQGRLREASLACQPAVFGDLQPSKLAIRQSIIDATRGDLLAAIARVRTVLVEEPHNYRAWMLLGDWTKAINDFDGFLEVAENLARLSPNYEYSLYTLGDARLLKGDRQGAKEAFARAFELVPYHEHLGNNLFDLHFEDDEFETAAAVIAVLREHSSSCFVVTRELQVAFQQDRSDRARELLAELCTAKYESDWPITTAGQLFIEAGMIDDAIGVLRQAIELPSAHAQVAAWWARLEFWKANLDHWTPVQSRLEVLDRIPSTKEFLQAWYEAAAELEWRGDIEGFSRAAEVLETLDSDNALARYFSGSAAAFREENDRAIEALRLALAIDPKHAPSKSKLLDIYLAQGDTAQAKELLDSFDGENPSADIVARKVEWSALSGDSAAAQELLQSICQLHSDNQHATGHAIRALERNKMSTIAETVLLEMLDSPRVEQFHVDEFSRLVLARDSSALLPILETRLAQPVVGDRMLRHWIVELICTGRGAELRDFAHRYHSTIVSNYRLWARVCWGSLEDRNFDFTAEVALDWRNYPQAEAWMLLPAAEVLRHLGRHSEAMQVHETAMRLGSSNGRNAHHVWVGIDDAINGRYAEAKQHALHLHPNDGLDHSERFIKTLLLSILEMADAPPDKRIQVFREVEQRIQRDILDCSYTTTHYLHENERKRLFEAATRRIAQLAGNHNSVGWRISLFVNRILRFISRLLKKGYARF, encoded by the coding sequence ATGAGCATTTCTGAATCGATACTGGATGAAAAGCTTCTCGAGCTCAACCGCTTGATGGATCGTGGTCTGTACTTGCAGATGTACGCCCACACGCGCGAACTTGGTCCGCTGCAAACGTGGACCGGCCCACGTGCTGGCGTCTTAGCCTCGCGACTTGCCAATCATCTGGGAGCCCATTCTCTTTCGCGCTGGATCATCCGGCGTTTGCTACGGGAATTCCCGAGCGATTCGGAAGTCCGTTACTACTCGACCTATCTTGAAATTGGTCGATTGGGTCCCTATCGCACCTGGCGAAATCTGCAAGCAAACCTCGAACTGGAGAGCGATGCCAGTGACGAAACGCGTTCGAGTTGGTATGCCCTGATTGGTCAGGTAGCTGCCACCTTCCGCGACTTCGAGACGTCAGAAAAGTGGCTGCGCCGCGCGAGCGACGTCGCGCCAGAGAATCCTTGGATCTCCGTTTGCTGGTCTTATGTACTAGAGATGCAAGATCGCTACGACGAAGCACTCGCGCAAGCGCAGCGCAGTCTCGAGATCCGTCCGATGTATCGCGCGGGAGTGCAAGCGGCCGGGCATTTGCTTTCTCTGGCGAATCGCGACACCGAGGCGATCGAACTCTACGACGCAGCGCTCGAAGTGATCGAAAGTTCGGCTGTCGCCGCGCATCTGTTTGCGATTCATCTCGAACTCCGCGATTGGTCGCGGGCCAAGCAGGCGCTCGATCGATTCGAACAGTTCTGTCCCTTAGCGCAGCGCAGTACGCGGCGCTGGATCGCTGCCAATCGCAGTGAAATCGCCTATCAAATGGGAGACATCGAAACCGCCATCGCCGAAGCGGAACTAGCACGCACACCTTATTTGAAGCAAATTGTCGAGAACCTACGCGCGACCGAGTCGAGTGGCGGGAGCAAAGTGTTTCTCGATGTCCCCTTCGTGCGGCAACATCATGTCACGTGCGCGCCGGCAACTCTCGCTGCTATCAGCCGCTATTGGTCGAAGCCAGCCGAGCACGTGCAAGTGGCTAGCGAGATTTGCTACAACGGCACCACGACCCATGCCGAGCGGACTTGGGCCGAGGCGAGTGGCTGGGTCGTGAAAGAATTCTCGGTCACGGCCGAGAGTGCCCAGCAGTTGCTCGACCGAGGGATTCCGTTCACGCTGGTGACGATTGAGCCAGGAAATGCTCACTTGCAGGCGATCATTGGCTACGATCAGCGGCGCAAAACGCTGACGATTCGCGACCCGTATTATCGCAACTTGGGAGAGACGCTGTGCGAGAAGTTTCTCGATCGCTATCGCGCGTTTGGTCCGCGCGGCATGGCACTCGTACCGCAAGAAATGGCCGAGAAAATCAGCGATTTAACGCTCCCCGACGAAGCGCTCTGGAACGGTCTGTTTGAACTCGACGGCGCGCTCATCAAGCACGATCGTGCGCAGGCCGAGGTGGTGTATCAAGCGATGTGCACAAGCGCGCCGGATGATCGCCTGACACTCGAAGCGCGGCGGCGTCTTGCCATTTACGATGCAAACCCAGCCGAGCAACTGGCGGCTGTCGAGAAAGTGTTCGAACAGTTCCCCACCAGCGAACGGATCGCCTGGGAGCGACTCGCGCTTTTGCGCTATCAAACTTCCCGCGAGCAGCGCTTGCAGCAGCTCGAGGCGATGGCCCAGCGTGAAGATGCCAGCCCCATCTTCTCGCGCATGCTTGCCGATGAACTGCTGCAAGATGCTCGTCGTCATGCCGACGCCACGACGCTGCTGCGAAAGTCGATACGACGCTGGCCCACCGATCCTTCGAGCTATCACTCGCTCGGCAACTTACTGTGGGACGCTCGTAAGAATGAAGAAGCGCTCGAGCTCTTTCGATTTGCCTCGTGCCTCGGAGACAAGGACGAGCACTTCGCAAGGTCCTACTTCCAAGCCTCCACTTGGATGCGACGAACCGACGAGCTCGTCACGCTGCTGCGCGATCGCGTAGAGCGTTATGGCCGCAAGTCGACCGATCCAGCGAAGACCTTGGCGTCGGCCTTGTTTCAGCTGAATCGGCATGCCGAGGGGCTCACCGTGCTCGAGCAAGCTATCGAAAAACACCCCGCTGATGGTGCGCTTCGTTTGTACGCGGCCAACGCCCACCTGACTGCCAGTAACGATTTTTTACCTCGCGCCATTGCGCTTGTTGAAGAAGCGAAAGCAATCTCGCCGCGCGACGAGTTCTTGCGCAGTTCGGCCATGCTCGCCAGTGCTACCGGCGATTCGCAGCGCGCCCTCGCTCTGTGGCAAGAGCTGGCTGTCATGCAACCTTACTCGATCGATGCGCATCACGCCGTCGCGCGTCTGCTGGCCATCATCGAGGGCCCCACCGCGCCCCTGGTGTACCTCGAGCAGATTTGCGCAAAGCTCCCGCACTACTATCCGGTTCACGAACTCCGGATTCAGTGGCTGCGTGATGAACCTTCCGAAGTACGCGAGCCAGTCCTTGCCCATGTACTCACCATCTCGCCCGACGATGCCTGGGTCCGCCGCGAAATGGCTGCCGTTTTGGGTAGTCTCAAGCGATTCGAGGAAGCGCATGCGCAGCTCGATATCGCCGAGAAAATCGAGCCGTTCAGCCCCTCGTACTGGATGGTTCGGGGGATTTTGCTCCGTACGGAAGGACGCCTCGACGAAGCCAAAACTGCCTTTCGACGTTCGATTGAACTGGCGGTCGACTCCGACTTTGCCATCGAATCGCTGATGGGGATGTGCACGACACTGGCCGAGCGCCGCGAAGTGCTGCGATTCGTGCGCGAGCAACTCGTGAGTCAGGTGACGCAGGGAGTGGGGCTCTCGGCGTTTGCCCATGCTGCGCAAGGAATTTTGGAGCCTGAGGAGTTGCTCGCCGAACTTCAGGCGGCACGTGTCGCGCGACCCGACCTCGCCGAAGCATGGTCGAGCGTCACCGAGCAACTCGCGCAGCTCGAGCGTTTCGACGACGCACTCGCCAATGCCCAGCAAGCCTGCGAACGCTTTCCACTTTCGATTCTTCTGTGGACTGATCTCGCGCGCGTCCATCGCCTGCGACTCGACTTCGATTCCGAGTCCGAAGCACTTGCCAACGCGCTGCGACTCGATCCCGGTCATAGCACAGCGCTCGAAATGATGTGCGAAGCACTTGCGCGGAAACGCGATTTGCAAGCGGCCTGCGATTTAGCCAAGCGAGCGACAGCCCACGCCTCGCTCGACTATCTGAATCACACGATTCTGGCCGAGCAGTGGTGGCAACTTAAAGAACACGACCGGGCAATCGAAGCGCTCCGTCAAGCGATTCGCATCGAACCGGGAGCCGATCGCGCGTGGGGCAATTTACAGCAGTGGGCCAAGGATCTTGGCCAGCCCGAGATTGCCATCGACATTGCCCGCACACTCACGCAGTCGCGGCCCGGCGAAGCCCGCTCGTGGCATGTGCTGGCGCGCATCCTCGATGGTCCCCAGCACTCCGACGAAAGTCTCGCCGCTATCGAGCGAGCCATCGAACTCAATCCACTCGGCATCGATCTACACGATCTGCACGCCGACATTCTCGCCGAGCAAGGTCGGCTACGCGAAGCGAGCCTCGCCTGTCAGCCAGCCGTGTTTGGCGACCTTCAACCTTCGAAGCTGGCGATTCGCCAATCGATCATCGATGCCACGCGAGGCGATTTGCTCGCCGCTATTGCGCGCGTCCGGACCGTGCTCGTCGAAGAGCCGCACAACTATCGCGCGTGGATGCTGCTAGGGGACTGGACGAAAGCGATCAACGATTTTGATGGCTTCCTCGAAGTCGCCGAGAATCTCGCGCGACTGAGTCCCAACTACGAGTATTCGCTCTACACGCTCGGCGATGCGCGCCTGCTGAAAGGTGATCGCCAAGGAGCCAAAGAAGCTTTCGCGCGAGCCTTTGAACTTGTTCCCTATCACGAGCATTTGGGGAACAACCTGTTCGATCTGCACTTCGAGGATGACGAGTTTGAAACAGCAGCTGCAGTGATTGCGGTGCTGCGCGAGCATTCCAGCTCGTGCTTTGTCGTCACGCGCGAACTGCAAGTCGCTTTCCAGCAAGACCGTAGCGACCGCGCTCGAGAATTACTCGCAGAACTTTGCACCGCTAAGTACGAGAGTGATTGGCCGATCACGACTGCCGGACAGTTGTTTATTGAAGCGGGGATGATCGACGACGCCATTGGTGTGCTCCGCCAAGCGATCGAACTTCCGAGCGCCCATGCCCAGGTTGCGGCGTGGTGGGCACGGCTTGAGTTCTGGAAAGCGAATCTCGACCACTGGACTCCCGTGCAATCGCGACTCGAAGTGCTCGACCGCATTCCTTCGACCAAAGAGTTCCTGCAAGCTTGGTACGAAGCGGCGGCTGAACTCGAGTGGCGTGGCGATATCGAAGGCTTCTCGCGCGCCGCTGAAGTGCTCGAAACACTCGACAGCGACAACGCTCTGGCACGCTACTTCAGTGGTTCTGCCGCTGCGTTTCGCGAAGAAAATGACCGCGCTATCGAGGCTTTGCGCCTCGCCCTGGCGATCGATCCGAAGCATGCTCCTTCGAAGAGCAAACTGCTCGACATTTATCTGGCTCAGGGAGACACCGCGCAAGCCAAAGAGTTGCTCGACAGCTTCGATGGCGAAAATCCCTCGGCCGATATCGTAGCTCGTAAAGTAGAGTGGTCCGCGCTCTCCGGTGATAGCGCAGCCGCGCAGGAGTTGCTGCAAAGCATCTGCCAATTGCACTCCGACAATCAGCATGCGACAGGACATGCCATCCGCGCGCTTGAACGCAACAAGATGAGCACGATCGCGGAAACCGTGCTGCTGGAAATGCTCGATTCACCGCGCGTCGAGCAGTTTCACGTCGATGAATTCTCGAGGCTGGTGCTTGCGCGCGATTCCAGCGCCCTCTTGCCGATCCTCGAGACACGCCTTGCACAACCGGTAGTCGGAGACCGCATGCTTCGTCACTGGATCGTTGAACTTATCTGTACCGGCCGAGGGGCCGAGCTTCGCGATTTCGCCCACCGCTACCACTCTACCATCGTCAGTAACTACCGTCTTTGGGCGCGTGTTTGCTGGGGATCACTTGAAGATCGAAATTTTGACTTTACCGCTGAAGTGGCACTCGATTGGCGGAATTATCCGCAAGCAGAAGCATGGATGCTACTTCCTGCGGCGGAAGTGCTTCGCCATCTTGGCAGGCACAGCGAGGCCATGCAGGTACACGAAACTGCCATGAGACTCGGCAGTTCGAATGGCAGGAACGCGCACCACGTTTGGGTCGGCATCGACGACGCCATCAACGGGCGTTATGCCGAGGCGAAACAGCATGCGCTGCACCTCCATCCCAACGATGGACTCGACCACTCCGAGCGTTTCATCAAAACACTCTTGCTCTCGATCCTCGAAATGGCAGATGCGCCACCTGACAAACGGATCCAGGTTTTCCGTGAGGTGGAGCAGCGGATTCAGCGAGACATTCTCGATTGCTCCTATACGACAACGCACTACCTGCATGAAAACGAGCGCAAAAGACTCTTCGAGGCTGCCACGCGACGCATCGCTCAACTGGCAGGAAACCACAATTCCGTCGGCTGGCGCATCAGCCTGTTTGTGAATCGGATCCTGCGGTTCATCAGCCGACTCTTGAAGAAGGGATATGCTCGCTTTTAA
- a CDS encoding DUF2293 domain-containing protein, with translation MSNNTFTPGPTSHTVRAADGRLLTVPSGWVLLPPGDAALTRRVKAAGDHWVVAEKKGRKVFSRGIWTAATTIESIRAALEAERSTEGFAKRKEADARRREKAQAEYVEDFFSAVVTFLAFHPSHAELAQRLASAVTQHATPVGSGTVARTKRIPVEQRAEAAVIAWMRHQTTGYDSLVIPREKGKRREVRRMLAQRSKELLAQYRQAEVAGKHCPLQRALLGSATALSEL, from the coding sequence ATGAGCAACAACACCTTCACCCCCGGACCGACATCCCACACGGTCCGCGCCGCCGATGGCCGATTGCTGACCGTTCCCAGCGGATGGGTGCTTCTGCCGCCCGGCGACGCTGCTTTAACTCGCCGTGTGAAAGCGGCCGGAGATCACTGGGTGGTTGCCGAGAAAAAAGGACGCAAGGTTTTCTCGCGCGGCATTTGGACAGCCGCCACCACCATCGAAAGCATTCGCGCCGCACTTGAGGCCGAGCGATCCACGGAAGGATTCGCCAAGAGGAAAGAAGCTGATGCACGCCGCCGCGAGAAGGCTCAGGCGGAATACGTGGAAGATTTTTTCAGCGCGGTGGTAACGTTCTTGGCCTTTCACCCCAGCCACGCCGAACTTGCGCAGCGGCTGGCTTCCGCGGTCACCCAGCACGCCACCCCGGTCGGCTCGGGAACAGTCGCCAGAACCAAACGAATTCCGGTCGAACAGCGAGCCGAGGCTGCGGTTATTGCCTGGATGCGTCACCAAACGACTGGCTACGACTCGCTGGTGATCCCGCGCGAGAAAGGAAAGCGGCGGGAGGTGCGGCGCATGTTGGCCCAGCGTTCTAAGGAGTTGCTGGCTCAATATCGGCAGGCTGAAGTGGCTGGAAAGCATTGCCCACTCCAGCGCGCTTTACTGGGTAGCGCGACGGCACTCTCCGAGTTGTAA
- a CDS encoding acetylxylan esterase encodes MRIILLMFLVVIAIGSRQASAADAPVTVKELFADFDPRKAPLDAKVVREWEKDGIVFRYVTYHIGAFKDKPARMAAFFAFPKKAKKLPGLLHVHGGGQRAFLHEVEFYAKRGYACLSVNWGGREMEEAKEGDPNTAWGAVDPTQNNVPGYFNLKPGEKYLDPFESPRNNNWYLLTLGCRRGLTFLEQQPEVDPDKLGVYGHSMGGNLTVYVAGTDGRVKAAAPSVGGSGFRTQPWPLLPQHKPQMPNGDVKLFDATLGFEAYAPHITAPLLWLGATNDFHGIMDDTYRTGELIPHKNVRYSFTPHMNHRFTPEFAVTRPLWFDQHLKGSFTFPKTPESHLSFEAKDHVPMLEVMPDSTQDVIEVHIFYSLDPDPRARFWRSAEVQGSGDTWTGKLPILSVDQPLFAFANVVYRLKQSESEPHARPTERFALSSTLHTFAPKDVAANGASATDKVDPLIDDFTHSWRDWYTLSPDNPHHWEFSTRKLTDPKWRGHDGQRLTVEVQTEKPNELVIVLTENFFRQYRGKQREFLAVVNLDGGKETQRVMLEPKDFKTSDGEVLSSWSNVDLLSFRAYDDKGEKLVGSKCWAGPQPVFKKLWWQ; translated from the coding sequence ATGAGAATAATCCTCCTGATGTTCTTGGTGGTAATTGCAATCGGGTCGAGGCAGGCATCTGCCGCTGATGCTCCTGTCACGGTCAAGGAACTCTTTGCCGACTTTGATCCTCGGAAAGCCCCACTCGATGCCAAGGTCGTGCGAGAGTGGGAGAAAGACGGCATTGTTTTCCGCTATGTCACGTACCACATCGGCGCGTTCAAAGATAAACCGGCCCGCATGGCAGCTTTCTTCGCTTTCCCCAAGAAGGCTAAGAAGCTGCCGGGATTGCTGCATGTTCATGGTGGCGGGCAGCGAGCGTTTCTGCACGAAGTTGAGTTTTATGCCAAACGAGGCTATGCCTGCTTGTCGGTGAATTGGGGCGGGCGAGAAATGGAAGAGGCCAAAGAAGGCGATCCGAACACTGCTTGGGGAGCCGTCGATCCGACCCAGAATAATGTGCCGGGCTACTTCAACCTCAAGCCGGGCGAGAAGTATCTCGATCCGTTCGAGTCGCCACGGAACAACAACTGGTATTTGCTTACGCTTGGCTGCCGTCGAGGGCTGACCTTTCTGGAACAACAGCCCGAAGTCGATCCTGACAAGCTCGGCGTGTACGGGCATTCGATGGGCGGGAATCTCACCGTGTACGTTGCCGGAACCGATGGTCGAGTCAAGGCAGCAGCGCCGTCCGTGGGTGGATCCGGTTTTCGTACTCAACCTTGGCCGTTGCTTCCCCAGCACAAGCCACAGATGCCAAATGGCGACGTGAAGCTGTTTGACGCCACTCTCGGCTTCGAGGCTTATGCGCCGCACATCACCGCTCCGCTTCTCTGGCTTGGTGCGACGAACGACTTCCACGGGATCATGGACGACACCTACCGCACCGGCGAGTTGATCCCGCACAAGAACGTGCGGTACTCCTTCACCCCGCACATGAATCACAGGTTCACGCCAGAGTTTGCCGTCACGAGGCCGCTCTGGTTCGATCAGCATCTCAAGGGGAGCTTTACCTTCCCGAAGACGCCGGAATCACACTTGAGCTTTGAGGCAAAGGATCACGTCCCGATGCTGGAGGTCATGCCGGATTCCACGCAGGACGTAATCGAAGTTCACATCTTCTATTCGCTCGATCCCGATCCACGAGCAAGATTCTGGCGATCAGCGGAAGTACAAGGGTCCGGCGATACATGGACCGGCAAGCTGCCGATCTTGAGCGTGGACCAACCACTCTTCGCCTTCGCCAACGTCGTGTACAGGTTGAAGCAGTCTGAGTCAGAGCCACATGCTCGACCCACCGAGCGATTTGCCCTCAGTTCGACGCTGCATACGTTTGCTCCCAAGGATGTCGCCGCCAACGGTGCGAGCGCCACCGACAAGGTTGACCCGTTGATTGACGACTTCACGCATAGCTGGCGGGATTGGTACACACTGTCCCCCGATAACCCGCACCATTGGGAGTTCTCGACCAGGAAGCTGACCGATCCAAAGTGGCGAGGACATGATGGTCAGCGGCTCACGGTCGAGGTCCAGACTGAGAAGCCAAATGAACTCGTCATCGTGCTGACGGAAAACTTCTTCCGGCAGTACCGGGGGAAGCAAAGGGAATTCTTGGCGGTCGTGAATCTCGACGGGGGAAAAGAAACGCAAAGGGTGATGTTGGAGCCAAAGGACTTCAAGACCAGTGATGGCGAAGTGCTGTCGTCGTGGAGTAACGTCGATCTGCTCTCGTTTCGAGCGTATGACGACAAGGGCGAGAAACTGGTTGGCAGCAAATGTTGGGCAGGCCCGCAGCCGGTGTTTAAGAAGCTGTGGTGGCAGTGA
- a CDS encoding SEC-C metal-binding domain-containing protein, whose translation MRKCRRGYPSETKVKRGFRTVNGDKLLEKKLGRNDLCPCGSGKVFKRFCLTSGRF comes from the coding sequence ATGCGTAAATGCCGCCGAGGCTATCCCTCCGAAACGAAGGTGAAGCGAGGCTTTCGCACCGTCAACGGCGATAAGTTGCTAGAGAAGAAACTCGGTCGCAACGACCTCTGCCCGTGCGGCAGCGGAAAGGTATTCAAGCGATTCTGCCTCACGTCAGGCCGGTTTTGA
- a CDS encoding TerD family protein — protein MTAASIYLRKSGKFILPIGTGKPSWQGVGTIAKNLQSLGFGLCPALLDRLARLQNDFIAEWYKQILPTLKEMMGSHRSFSPMYPNFPKQVMDATEAELFFNAMTHYYGFILSDLLGDPNLVMLPHYEKEARPSLDEFHHLRWLDLGSEEDFNAIFTRLVASNGSLSDSDKDILRWFVDNRDVIALIPEQIPQKETLALLVAVLPNPERLISQIKTATDVLRVAVAMSKGDVSLAEPTKFRNFAKRERRFLLGCLEQCGSSMTEEMLRWKDRWIRLGERLHPGDFKNKFPKSLDAFDVLRHNLPYSKFNTGVEVAIRSGIATEAVHLLRQRPGDFARRLDHVLRTTDDPEVVAREFLACAEKVSIPVLLQMWRHFSTRNQVGLRAFFPKGNAAKVQVKEGGLPCLSGELTQLVATGIRQSLVKRFGSRMALGKVYIGQGLKDQIVPFSQRSASRSLRTVSRGSKFDLSAGDTVRFFCWWKNIGGDDNGRVDIDLSASLFDSDWNYQTDVAYYKLREGNCYHSGDITSAPNGACEFIDMNLPSVLEMKARYIVMSIMCFTGQSFIEMPECFGGWMMRQNPNSGEIFEARTVRDKVDITSTVRLCVPIIIDVEERKVYWADLGLKGRGQINNAARNSVGMSQIGRAIVELNKPNLFDLFLMHAEARGVIVDVKEDAETVFDVFEGAVTAFDSDKILSEYLS, from the coding sequence ATGACCGCTGCCTCAATCTATCTTCGCAAATCTGGCAAGTTCATCTTGCCCATTGGTACTGGCAAACCGTCTTGGCAAGGTGTCGGTACAATCGCCAAGAATCTCCAGTCGCTCGGCTTTGGATTGTGTCCCGCTTTGCTAGATCGTCTCGCTCGATTACAGAACGATTTCATTGCGGAGTGGTACAAGCAAATTCTGCCAACGCTAAAAGAAATGATGGGATCACATCGCTCGTTTTCCCCGATGTATCCTAACTTTCCGAAGCAAGTCATGGACGCCACGGAGGCCGAACTCTTCTTCAATGCAATGACGCACTATTATGGGTTCATATTGTCCGATCTGCTGGGCGATCCGAATTTGGTGATGTTGCCGCATTATGAAAAAGAAGCACGTCCGAGCTTGGATGAATTCCATCATCTGCGCTGGCTTGATTTAGGTTCCGAGGAAGACTTCAACGCAATCTTCACTCGGCTCGTCGCCTCCAATGGTTCACTGTCGGATTCAGACAAAGACATTCTGCGATGGTTTGTCGACAATCGAGATGTTATCGCTTTGATTCCTGAGCAAATCCCGCAGAAGGAGACGCTGGCCTTACTGGTTGCCGTTCTGCCAAACCCAGAGCGTCTGATTTCACAGATTAAAACGGCAACCGATGTCCTGCGAGTGGCGGTAGCGATGTCCAAGGGCGATGTGTCACTCGCCGAGCCAACGAAATTCAGAAATTTCGCTAAGCGAGAGCGACGGTTTTTGCTCGGCTGTCTTGAGCAGTGTGGTTCTTCCATGACCGAAGAAATGTTGCGATGGAAAGACCGCTGGATTCGCTTGGGCGAGCGTTTGCACCCTGGTGATTTCAAGAACAAGTTTCCCAAGTCACTAGATGCCTTTGATGTTCTGCGTCACAACCTGCCGTATTCGAAGTTTAATACGGGCGTGGAAGTAGCCATTCGCAGTGGCATCGCAACTGAGGCAGTTCACTTATTGCGGCAACGTCCAGGTGATTTTGCCCGCCGTTTAGATCATGTTCTGCGCACAACCGATGATCCTGAGGTGGTCGCAAGGGAGTTCCTTGCTTGTGCCGAAAAGGTTTCAATACCTGTCCTGTTGCAGATGTGGCGTCACTTTTCCACACGCAACCAAGTCGGTCTTCGAGCTTTCTTTCCGAAGGGGAATGCAGCCAAGGTGCAAGTAAAAGAGGGTGGATTACCTTGCCTATCAGGCGAATTGACCCAACTGGTGGCTACCGGAATACGGCAGTCACTCGTGAAGCGATTCGGTTCACGCATGGCGTTGGGAAAAGTCTATATCGGCCAGGGACTCAAGGATCAGATCGTTCCTTTTTCTCAGCGATCCGCCAGTCGGTCGCTGCGAACGGTTTCCCGTGGTTCTAAGTTCGATCTTTCCGCTGGCGACACAGTGCGATTCTTCTGCTGGTGGAAGAATATCGGCGGCGATGATAACGGACGTGTGGACATTGATCTCTCGGCATCCTTATTTGATTCCGACTGGAACTATCAGACCGATGTCGCCTACTACAAATTGCGAGAAGGAAATTGCTATCACAGTGGCGATATAACATCGGCTCCCAATGGAGCGTGCGAATTCATCGACATGAATTTGCCTTCGGTATTGGAAATGAAGGCACGCTACATCGTGATGAGCATTATGTGCTTCACTGGACAGAGTTTTATCGAGATGCCCGAATGTTTTGGTGGCTGGATGATGCGTCAGAACCCCAATTCGGGAGAGATATTCGAGGCTCGCACAGTGCGTGACAAAGTGGACATTACGTCAACCGTACGGCTTTGCGTTCCGATTATTATTGATGTGGAAGAACGCAAGGTCTATTGGGCCGACTTGGGTCTAAAAGGGCGGGGACAAATCAACAACGCAGCCCGCAATTCGGTTGGCATGAGCCAAATCGGACGTGCCATTGTTGAGTTAAATAAACCCAATCTGTTCGATTTGTTTCTGATGCATGCCGAGGCACGAGGCGTGATTGTTGACGTTAAAGAGGATGCCGAAACCGTGTTCGACGTTTTTGAAGGCGCAGTAACGGCATTTGATTCAGATAAGATTCTCAGCGAGTATTTGTCATAA